In one window of Micromonospora cathayae DNA:
- a CDS encoding C40 family peptidase, which translates to MSSLRILLRSLVVGGLVAALLAPGAVARAEPTPAELTRQIEASSTKLERVVESWNKLNEDIKANRAAVAKLEARIGPLEKQVEQGRADVGRYAVTAYKTGGLGTADVLLRTDDRAELLARLGTLDQLARHREQQITGLSTTQRQLLDTKARLEATLARQAAQARELAAGRKKIEKDLSRLYELRRQAYGSATEKPKPKPAAAPKTPAASGKAGVAVRYAYGALGKPYRWGEDGPDGYDCSGLTSAAWRAAGKSLPHNTAMQWNVVARIGRADLRPGDLVFYRSLGHVALYVGDGKVIHAPTFGRNVEIRDVDLLPPYGYGRVR; encoded by the coding sequence GTGTCGTCGTTACGGATCCTGCTGCGGTCCCTGGTCGTCGGCGGTCTGGTCGCCGCCCTGCTCGCGCCCGGCGCGGTGGCCCGCGCGGAGCCGACACCGGCGGAGCTGACCCGGCAGATCGAGGCGTCCTCGACAAAGCTGGAACGGGTGGTCGAGTCCTGGAACAAGCTCAACGAGGACATCAAGGCCAACCGGGCGGCGGTGGCGAAGCTGGAGGCCCGGATCGGGCCGCTGGAGAAGCAGGTCGAGCAGGGCCGCGCCGACGTCGGCCGGTACGCGGTGACCGCGTACAAGACCGGTGGTCTGGGCACCGCCGACGTGCTGCTGCGCACCGACGACCGGGCCGAGCTGCTGGCCCGGCTCGGCACCCTCGACCAGCTCGCCCGGCACCGGGAACAGCAGATCACCGGACTGAGCACGACCCAGCGGCAGCTGCTGGACACCAAGGCCCGGCTGGAGGCCACCCTGGCCCGGCAGGCCGCCCAGGCCCGCGAGCTGGCCGCCGGCCGGAAGAAGATCGAGAAGGACCTGAGCCGCCTGTACGAGCTGCGCCGCCAGGCGTACGGGTCGGCCACCGAGAAACCGAAGCCGAAGCCGGCCGCCGCGCCGAAGACGCCCGCCGCCTCCGGGAAGGCCGGCGTCGCGGTGCGGTACGCGTACGGTGCGCTGGGCAAGCCGTACCGGTGGGGCGAGGACGGCCCCGACGGGTACGACTGTTCCGGGCTGACCTCGGCCGCGTGGCGGGCCGCCGGGAAGTCGTTGCCGCACAACACCGCGATGCAGTGGAACGTGGTGGCCCGGATCGGCCGCGCCGACCTGCGCCCCGGCGACCTGGTCTTCTACCGCAGTCTCGGGCACGTGGCGCTGTACGTCGGCGACGGCAAGGTGATCCACGCGCCGACCTTCGGCCGCAACGTGGAGATCCGCGACGTCGACCTGCTGCCCCCGTACGGGTACGGCCGGGTCCGCTGA
- a CDS encoding dTMP kinase, with protein MARSLRARRGTARLRAVALIGIDGSGKTTQAHRLADALTLAGLPATYHRNAGGRAWLGRLAQRLGRRDAQGLLGRRGMLAVESVLRWLAIARALLGALLTGRTAVMDRYAVCQYASIRAHGGGRGERSARFAYRLFPPPQITFLLAVDPTEAYQRIERRGTDHEPIGYLVAADAAYRSLPEFSTFVLIDANRTPDEVAREIRAHLTAWLPATGPSVPTGPSVPRTRLLTPRRPTPTRPAAPAHS; from the coding sequence GTGGCCAGATCACTGCGGGCGCGGCGCGGCACGGCCCGGCTGCGCGCCGTCGCTCTGATCGGCATCGACGGCTCGGGCAAGACGACCCAGGCGCACCGGCTCGCCGACGCCCTCACCCTGGCCGGGCTGCCGGCCACCTACCACCGCAACGCCGGCGGACGGGCCTGGCTCGGCCGGCTCGCCCAGCGGCTCGGCCGGCGGGACGCCCAGGGGCTGCTCGGCCGCCGGGGCATGCTGGCCGTCGAGTCGGTGCTGCGCTGGCTCGCCATCGCGCGGGCCCTGCTCGGCGCGCTGCTCACCGGCCGGACGGCGGTGATGGACCGGTACGCCGTCTGCCAGTACGCCAGCATCCGGGCGCACGGCGGCGGACGCGGCGAACGGTCGGCCCGGTTCGCGTACCGGCTCTTCCCGCCGCCGCAGATCACCTTCCTGCTGGCGGTGGACCCGACCGAGGCGTACCAGCGGATCGAGCGGCGCGGCACCGACCACGAGCCGATCGGCTACCTGGTGGCCGCCGACGCGGCGTACCGGTCGCTGCCGGAGTTTTCCACCTTCGTGCTGATCGACGCGAACCGGACGCCCGACGAGGTGGCCCGTGAGATCCGCGCGCACCTGACCGCCTGGCTGCCGGCGACCGGGCCGAGCGTGCCGACCGGGCCGAGCGTGCCCCGGACCCGGCTGCTCACCCCCCGCCGACCCACCCCGACCCGCCCGGCCGCCCCCGCGCACTCCTGA
- a CDS encoding nucleotidyltransferase: MAQNGDASLLHTLKRVAAVLKQSDIPFALGGSFAVYAHGGHSSEHDVDFLIRHEDVDAALDALVAEGFTAERPPEDWLVKVYDDGRMVDLIHRPIETPVTQETFADTVVRPVDAIHMPVLSATQLMVHKLLSFSQHYCDFARGLPLARSLREQIDWERVRKETQHSPYAEAFLVLLDRLDVVPDSGTPEGREQP, translated from the coding sequence ATGGCCCAAAACGGGGACGCCAGCCTGTTGCACACCCTCAAGCGGGTCGCCGCCGTGCTCAAGCAGTCCGACATCCCCTTCGCCCTCGGCGGCAGCTTCGCCGTCTACGCCCACGGCGGGCACTCCAGCGAGCACGACGTCGACTTCCTGATCCGGCACGAGGACGTGGACGCCGCCCTGGACGCGCTGGTGGCCGAGGGCTTCACCGCCGAGCGTCCCCCGGAGGACTGGCTGGTCAAGGTCTACGACGACGGGCGGATGGTCGACCTCATCCACCGGCCGATCGAGACCCCGGTGACCCAGGAGACCTTCGCCGACACCGTGGTCCGGCCGGTCGACGCGATCCACATGCCGGTGCTGTCGGCCACCCAACTGATGGTGCACAAGCTGCTCAGCTTCTCCCAGCACTACTGCGACTTCGCCCGGGGGCTGCCCCTGGCCCGCTCGCTGCGGGAGCAGATCGACTGGGAACGGGTACGGAAGGAGACCCAGCACTCCCCGTACGCCGAGGCGTTCCTGGTGCTGCTGGACCGACTCGACGTGGTGCCGGACTCCGGCACCCCGGAAGGAAGGGAGCAACCGTGA
- the murQ gene encoding N-acetylmuramic acid 6-phosphate etherase, with protein MTTDQVPSEVRPVVRVGAPTELRNPLSADLDLLSTRDMLTVINDADRRVPAAVAGVLDQTAAAVDLAVTALRAGRRVHYFGAGTSGRLGVLDAVELIPTFNSPRHWFCAHVAGGRDAMWQAVEDAEDDHRAGAAEATDCVGAGDVVVGLAASGRTPYVLGALAASRARQAATVLLCANPEAEAAREVDVFIGVDTGPEVITGSTRMKAGTAQKLVLNAFSTAVMVRLGRVYSNLMIDVVATNAKLRGRMITILVEATGCSEELSRRALHEADGDLKTALVSLVSGAAVTEARDALARSDDQVRDALALLAS; from the coding sequence ATGACGACCGACCAGGTGCCCTCCGAGGTCCGGCCGGTGGTCCGCGTCGGCGCGCCCACCGAGCTACGCAACCCGCTCAGCGCCGACCTCGATCTGCTGTCGACCCGGGACATGCTCACCGTCATCAACGACGCGGACCGCCGGGTGCCGGCGGCCGTCGCCGGGGTGCTCGACCAGACCGCCGCCGCGGTGGACCTCGCGGTGACCGCGCTGCGGGCCGGCCGGCGGGTGCACTACTTCGGCGCGGGCACCTCCGGCCGGCTCGGGGTGCTCGACGCGGTCGAGCTGATCCCCACCTTCAACTCGCCCCGGCACTGGTTCTGCGCGCACGTCGCCGGTGGCCGGGACGCGATGTGGCAGGCGGTGGAGGACGCCGAGGACGACCACCGGGCCGGTGCCGCCGAGGCGACCGACTGCGTGGGCGCCGGTGACGTGGTGGTCGGGCTGGCCGCCAGCGGGCGCACCCCGTACGTTCTCGGGGCGCTGGCCGCGTCCCGGGCCCGGCAGGCCGCGACGGTGCTGCTCTGCGCCAACCCGGAGGCCGAGGCCGCCCGGGAGGTGGACGTGTTCATCGGGGTGGACACCGGCCCGGAGGTGATCACCGGGTCGACCCGGATGAAGGCGGGCACCGCGCAGAAGCTGGTGCTGAACGCGTTCTCCACGGCGGTCATGGTCCGGCTCGGGCGGGTCTACTCGAACCTCATGATCGACGTGGTGGCGACCAACGCCAAACTACGCGGTCGGATGATCACCATTCTGGTCGAGGCCACCGGATGCAGTGAGGAACTCTCCCGGCGGGCCCTGCACGAGGCCGACGGCGACCTGAAGACCGCCCTGGTGTCACTGGTCTCCGGGGCGGCCGTCACCGAGGCCCGGGACGCCCTAGCCCGCTCCGACGACCAGGTACGCGACGCGCTCGCGCTGCTCGCCTCCTGA
- a CDS encoding MurR/RpiR family transcriptional regulator, which translates to MSQSHETGGLIVHISGLLPSLSPAEQRVARLVVANPADAARRTITDLATAAETSEATVIRFCRSVGMDGYPQLRIRLAAEAARRIEPPDARVVGGDIPPGADLAQIIATIAFNDARAVEETAEQLDPAVCEQVVEAISHAGRIDIYGAGASGFVASDFQQKLHRIGRTAFYFPDVHTALTSAALLGKGDVAVGISHTGTTSDVIEVLEQARARGALTVALTNYPRSPIAEGADFVLTTAARETTYRSGAMASRLAQLTVVDCLFVGVAARNRARARKALEVTAEAVKSHRVGASRRRG; encoded by the coding sequence GTGAGCCAGAGTCACGAGACCGGCGGCCTGATCGTCCACATCAGCGGCCTGCTCCCGTCGCTCTCCCCGGCCGAGCAACGCGTCGCCCGACTGGTCGTCGCCAACCCGGCCGACGCCGCCCGCCGGACCATCACCGACCTCGCCACCGCCGCCGAGACCTCGGAGGCGACCGTGATCCGGTTCTGCCGCTCCGTCGGCATGGACGGCTACCCGCAGCTGCGGATCCGGCTCGCCGCCGAGGCGGCGCGCCGGATCGAGCCGCCGGACGCCCGGGTGGTCGGTGGCGACATCCCGCCCGGGGCGGACCTCGCGCAGATCATCGCCACCATCGCCTTCAACGACGCCCGCGCGGTGGAGGAGACGGCCGAACAGCTCGACCCGGCGGTCTGCGAGCAGGTGGTGGAGGCCATCTCGCACGCCGGCCGCATCGACATCTACGGTGCCGGGGCGAGCGGCTTCGTCGCCTCCGACTTCCAGCAGAAGCTGCACCGGATCGGTCGCACCGCCTTCTACTTCCCCGACGTGCACACCGCGCTCACCTCGGCCGCCCTGCTCGGCAAGGGCGACGTGGCGGTCGGCATCTCACACACCGGCACCACCTCCGACGTGATCGAGGTGCTGGAGCAGGCCCGCGCCCGGGGCGCGCTCACCGTCGCCCTCACCAACTACCCCCGCTCGCCGATCGCCGAGGGCGCCGACTTCGTGCTGACCACGGCGGCCCGCGAGACGACGTACCGGTCCGGGGCGATGGCCAGCCGGCTCGCCCAGCTCACCGTGGTCGACTGCCTCTTCGTCGGGGTGGCCGCCCGCAACCGGGCCCGGGCCCGCAAGGCCCTCGAGGTCACCGCCGAGGCGGTCAAGTCGCACCGGGTCGGTGCCAGCCGGAGGCGGGGATGA
- a CDS encoding NAD-dependent epimerase/dehydratase family protein produces the protein MRLLILGGTQFLGRAVARLAHAQGHDVTCAARAVSGRPVPGVRFVAVDRDHPAGLAPLDGERFDAMIDVTRRLDHARHAVASLADRVGHVGFVSSISVYPLAVPPGGTVADTPLLPPAPAEVVAPGPNFELYGELKVSIEREYAQAFERLFVCRAGLIIGPEDPSDRFPYWVRRLAAGGEVLAPGRPDVPVQVVDVADLAAWLLHAAATGLTGTYDGIGAAQPLEAVLRDVAVGVGAPGPALTWVPDEFLLAREVRPWSGVGSLPLWTGDSGFGGLLDRDARPALGSGLVTRPVAESARATLAWMTESPGAVKQGGLDPAEEARILREWHAAS, from the coding sequence ATGCGACTGCTCATTCTCGGTGGTACCCAGTTCCTCGGCCGGGCGGTGGCCCGGCTCGCCCACGCCCAGGGACACGACGTCACCTGCGCCGCCCGGGCCGTCTCCGGCCGGCCGGTGCCGGGCGTCCGCTTCGTCGCCGTGGACCGCGACCACCCGGCCGGGCTCGCCCCGCTCGACGGGGAGCGGTTCGACGCGATGATCGACGTGACCCGTCGGCTCGACCACGCCCGGCACGCGGTGGCATCCCTGGCCGACCGGGTCGGCCACGTCGGCTTCGTCTCCAGCATCTCGGTGTACCCGCTGGCGGTCCCGCCCGGCGGCACGGTGGCCGACACCCCGCTGCTGCCCCCGGCCCCGGCCGAGGTGGTGGCACCCGGGCCGAACTTCGAGCTGTACGGCGAGCTGAAGGTCAGCATCGAACGGGAGTACGCGCAGGCGTTCGAACGACTCTTCGTCTGCCGGGCCGGGCTGATCATCGGCCCCGAGGACCCCAGCGACCGCTTCCCGTACTGGGTGCGCCGGCTGGCCGCCGGCGGCGAGGTGCTGGCGCCCGGTCGGCCGGACGTGCCGGTGCAGGTGGTCGACGTGGCGGACCTGGCGGCCTGGCTGCTGCACGCCGCCGCGACCGGTCTGACCGGCACCTACGACGGCATCGGCGCGGCGCAGCCGCTGGAGGCGGTGCTGCGTGACGTCGCGGTCGGGGTCGGTGCGCCCGGTCCGGCCCTGACCTGGGTGCCGGACGAGTTCCTCCTGGCCCGGGAGGTCCGACCGTGGTCGGGGGTGGGTTCCCTGCCGCTCTGGACCGGCGACAGCGGGTTCGGTGGGCTGCTGGACCGGGACGCCCGTCCGGCGCTCGGATCGGGGCTGGTCACCCGGCCGGTGGCGGAGAGTGCGCGGGCGACCCTGGCCTGGATGACGGAGTCTCCCGGGGCCGTCAAGCAGGGCGGTCTCGACCCGGCGGAGGAGGCGAGGATCCTTCGGGAATGGCACGCTGCCAGCTAG
- a CDS encoding sigma-70 family RNA polymerase sigma factor: MARNRVTGASEGTVGNVDKNIGMRTDEVAEERDLVGVYLHEISRTPLLDAAKEVELSKAIEAGLYAEHLLVEDRIPVGVGRDELERLVAEGERAKDLFIRANLRLVVSIARRYVRSGMPMLDLIQEGNTGLVRAVEKFDYERGYKFSTYATWWIRQAISRAIAQQERTVRLPVHLVEDVNRMRNVARQLTRELGSDPEPEQIAAALGVTVERVNELVRWSQDTVSLDTPVGDDGDTNLGDLVADSDAPSPEEIVLTGLERQRIEGLLNHLDDRSAGIMRARYGLEDGREHSLTEVASRFSLSRERIRQLEIQALGRLRELARAEGLQAA, encoded by the coding sequence ATGGCAAGGAACCGGGTGACCGGCGCGAGCGAGGGGACCGTGGGCAACGTGGACAAGAACATCGGCATGCGAACCGACGAGGTTGCCGAGGAGCGCGACCTGGTCGGCGTCTACCTTCACGAGATCTCCCGGACGCCGCTGCTGGACGCCGCCAAGGAGGTCGAACTCTCCAAGGCGATCGAGGCCGGCCTCTACGCCGAGCACCTGCTCGTCGAGGACCGGATCCCGGTCGGCGTCGGCCGGGACGAGCTGGAGCGGCTGGTCGCCGAGGGGGAGCGGGCCAAGGACCTGTTCATCCGGGCGAACCTGCGGCTGGTCGTCTCGATCGCCCGCCGCTACGTCCGCTCCGGAATGCCCATGCTGGACCTGATCCAGGAGGGCAACACCGGTCTGGTCCGGGCGGTCGAGAAGTTCGACTACGAGCGGGGCTACAAGTTCTCCACCTACGCGACCTGGTGGATCCGGCAGGCGATCAGCCGGGCGATCGCCCAGCAGGAGCGCACCGTACGACTGCCGGTGCACCTGGTCGAGGACGTCAACCGGATGCGCAACGTGGCCCGTCAGCTCACCCGTGAGCTGGGCAGCGACCCGGAGCCGGAGCAGATCGCGGCGGCCCTCGGCGTCACCGTCGAGCGGGTCAACGAGCTGGTCCGCTGGTCGCAGGACACCGTCTCGTTGGACACCCCGGTGGGCGACGACGGCGACACCAACCTCGGTGACCTGGTGGCCGACAGCGACGCCCCCTCGCCGGAGGAGATCGTCCTCACCGGCCTGGAGCGGCAGCGGATCGAGGGCCTGCTCAACCACCTGGACGACCGGTCCGCCGGCATCATGCGGGCCCGGTACGGCCTGGAGGACGGGCGGGAGCACTCGCTGACCGAGGTCGCGTCGCGCTTCTCGCTCTCCCGGGAGCGGATCCGGCAGCTGGAGATCCAGGCGCTCGGCCGGCTGCGTGAGCTGGCCCGCGCGGAAGGGCTCCAGGCGGCCTGA
- a CDS encoding SDR family NAD(P)-dependent oxidoreductase, whose protein sequence is MAERSVLVTGGTGGLGGAVTAAFVAAGWRVVVADRHPTGPGDGPTVVTVDLTDPAGADRAVAVAAGDPGAPLRAVVNLVGGYASGGLVHETPVEDFDRMLTLNLRPTYLVTRAALPALTAAGGGAVVCVSARAALAPFPGVAGYVTAKAAVLAFANAVAVEYRHAGVRCNTVLPSVIDTPANRAAQPDADHGRWVDPAEIASVVRFLAGDESAPTSGAAVPVYGRA, encoded by the coding sequence ATGGCGGAGCGGAGCGTACTGGTGACCGGCGGCACGGGTGGGTTGGGCGGCGCGGTGACCGCGGCGTTCGTCGCGGCGGGCTGGCGGGTGGTGGTGGCCGACCGGCATCCCACCGGCCCCGGCGACGGGCCGACGGTGGTCACGGTGGACCTCACCGATCCGGCCGGGGCGGACCGGGCGGTGGCGGTGGCGGCGGGCGACCCGGGTGCGCCGTTGCGGGCGGTGGTCAACCTGGTCGGCGGGTACGCCAGCGGTGGGCTGGTGCACGAGACGCCGGTCGAGGACTTCGACCGGATGCTCACCCTGAACCTCCGTCCCACGTACCTGGTCACCCGGGCGGCGCTGCCCGCGCTGACGGCGGCCGGGGGCGGCGCGGTGGTCTGCGTGTCGGCGCGGGCCGCGCTCGCGCCCTTCCCCGGGGTGGCCGGATACGTCACCGCCAAGGCCGCCGTGCTGGCCTTCGCCAACGCGGTCGCGGTGGAGTACCGGCACGCCGGGGTGCGCTGCAACACCGTGCTGCCGAGCGTGATCGACACCCCGGCCAACCGGGCCGCCCAGCCGGACGCCGACCACGGTCGCTGGGTCGACCCGGCCGAGATCGCGTCCGTGGTGCGGTTCCTGGCCGGTGACGAGTCCGCACCGACCAGCGGGGCGGCCGTCCCGGTCTACGGCCGGGCCTGA